The proteins below are encoded in one region of Candidatus Gracilibacteria bacterium:
- a CDS encoding addiction module toxin, HicA family yields the protein MPRLAPLKPREVEAILIKNGFIVNVSKSSHKQYFNSKTKAHTTVPFHSRDLAPGTLRSIIRQSQLSIDLFRR from the coding sequence TAAAACCTCGTGAAGTTGAAGCAATTCTTATTAAAAATGGATTTATCGTTAACGTCAGTAAATCCAGTCACAAACAATATTTTAATTCGAAAACTAAAGCTCACACGACAGTTCCTTTTCATTCAAGAGATTTGGCTCCAGGTACTCTTCGCTCAATTATAAGGCAATCACAACTTTCAATTGATTTGTTTAGAAGGTAA
- a CDS encoding sulfite exporter TauE/SafE family protein, whose translation MSPSLLQILILFFAGVFASLFGSLVGGAAFITIPIMASLGIPLPVTIAANTFSNLGINLGGFNQFKKKKLINYKIGFFLAFFAFFGSIFGSSLVLKTPAVYIKVILIVALFTSLFSLFIKPKKGVLLDISKKITKPAYILGAILATILGAYSGFLGAGVATFYTYGLIFIFNQSFLESTGTRKIPGLVQSLGATVIFLFNKQVNFAICNLPAFIFWHVSWFRNRNPLWYKVRQQIHQNSVNNNHDYSSDKVSEIILKSNLLSIIVTKFF comes from the coding sequence ATGAGTCCTTCACTACTGCAAATATTGATTTTGTTTTTTGCCGGCGTTTTTGCCAGCTTATTTGGCTCATTAGTTGGTGGTGCCGCTTTTATTACTATCCCCATTATGGCTTCGCTTGGCATCCCGCTTCCCGTAACTATTGCTGCCAACACATTCAGTAATCTTGGTATCAATCTTGGAGGATTTAATCAATTCAAAAAAAAGAAATTAATTAACTACAAAATCGGTTTTTTCTTAGCTTTTTTTGCTTTCTTTGGATCAATTTTCGGTTCATCTTTAGTTCTCAAAACTCCGGCAGTTTATATTAAGGTTATTCTTATTGTAGCTCTCTTCACCTCCCTATTCTCTCTATTTATTAAGCCTAAAAAGGGAGTTTTGTTAGATATCTCTAAAAAAATAACTAAACCTGCCTATATTCTTGGAGCAATTTTAGCTACGATTTTGGGTGCTTATTCGGGATTTTTGGGAGCCGGTGTTGCGACTTTTTATACTTATGGATTGATCTTTATTTTTAACCAAAGTTTTCTGGAAAGCACTGGAACTAGAAAAATACCGGGATTAGTCCAGTCGCTTGGAGCAACAGTTATTTTTCTTTTTAACAAACAGGTTAATTTTGCAATTTGCAATTTGCCTGCCTTTATTTTTTGGCATGTATCTTGGTTCCGAAATCGGAACCCACTATGGTATAAAGTTCGGCAACAAATTCATCAAAATTCTGTCAATAATAATCACGATTATTCTTCTGATAAAGTTTCTGAGATAATTTTAAAGAGTAATTTATTATCAATTATCGTAACTAAGTTTTTCTAA